A stretch of the Candidatus Saccharimonadales bacterium genome encodes the following:
- a CDS encoding adenine-specific methyltransferase EcoRI family protein, with protein MANKNLGTAKKAKNDEFYTQYADIQKEIEAYLEFDPNTFKDKVVYCNCDDPYESNFFRYFVLNFKRLGLKKLITTSYKPSPIANTEVQLTLEVFNGEKPTEKKIEIKGRPKVTANKFIISDVGDYDGDGQFSLQDVAKQLKDNKHNEWSPLDEDGDFRSDECVELLKQSDIVVTNPPFSLFREYMAQLVEHNKKFCIIGNKNAVTYKEIFPLIKENKVWYGPSITGGDREFQVPAGVVLHSSSQRTDEKGNKFVRVPGVHWFTNLDHGRRHQPLSLMTMSDNLKFNKKMAGKTDYDRFDNYDAIEVPFTDSIPSDCNGVMGVPITFLDKYDPEQFEILGISKTWYNFANKIYPAQIQVSKNGATSTVSKLNDGVTIQFDTPPLGDTYYIVDGKYYKQLYARIFIQHRKATA; from the coding sequence ATGGCAAATAAAAATCTTGGTACAGCAAAGAAAGCAAAAAACGACGAGTTCTACACACAATACGCTGACATTCAGAAGGAGATCGAGGCATACCTGGAGTTTGACCCCAACACATTTAAGGACAAGGTGGTCTACTGTAATTGCGACGATCCATACGAGAGTAACTTCTTTCGCTATTTTGTGCTGAATTTTAAACGGCTGGGACTGAAGAAATTGATTACTACGAGTTATAAGCCATCTCCGATCGCGAACACCGAAGTTCAGCTTACTCTAGAAGTATTTAACGGCGAAAAACCGACAGAAAAAAAGATTGAAATAAAGGGACGGCCAAAAGTTACTGCCAACAAATTCATAATCTCCGATGTTGGGGATTATGATGGTGACGGGCAATTCAGTTTGCAAGACGTTGCTAAGCAGCTAAAGGACAATAAGCATAATGAGTGGTCGCCTCTTGATGAAGATGGTGATTTTAGGAGCGATGAATGCGTGGAGTTACTCAAACAAAGTGACATAGTTGTGACGAATCCGCCGTTCAGTTTATTTAGAGAATATATGGCGCAGTTAGTAGAGCATAATAAGAAATTCTGCATAATTGGTAATAAAAATGCTGTCACATATAAAGAGATATTTCCATTAATCAAAGAGAATAAAGTTTGGTATGGGCCAAGTATTACGGGAGGCGATAGAGAATTCCAAGTACCGGCAGGAGTGGTGTTGCATTCTTCGAGTCAGCGAACTGATGAAAAAGGAAATAAATTTGTTCGAGTACCAGGAGTCCACTGGTTCACTAATCTTGATCATGGCCGTCGTCACCAACCGCTCAGTCTGATGACTATGTCGGATAATCTGAAGTTCAACAAAAAGATGGCGGGTAAAACAGACTATGACCGTTTTGATAATTATGACGCTATCGAGGTGCCTTTTACAGATTCGATACCAAGCGATTGCAATGGCGTGATGGGAGTACCGATTACTTTTTTGGATAAATATGATCCAGAGCAATTTGAAATTTTGGGAATATCCAAGACTTGGTACAATTTTGCCAATAAAATCTACCCGGCACAAATCCAAGTTAGTAAAAACGGCGCAACAAGCACTGTCTCGAAATTAAATGACGGCGTGACGATTCAGTTCGATACGCCGCCGTTGGGAGATACTTATTACATAGTTGATGGTAAATATTACAAGCAACTGTACGCCCGCATTTTTATTCAACACAGAAAGGCAACCGCATGA